From the genome of Anopheles merus strain MAF chromosome X, AmerM5.1, whole genome shotgun sequence, one region includes:
- the LOC121593311 gene encoding SET domain-containing protein SmydA-8 produces MAAAGENGNGATGAAEAANVPPVPELPEVPTVDLSLPERIASFKQELLAYLGELVPPGEPPWDIATFEGYGRGLVATRDIAVNELVFVDRPVLVGPRVNNYEVIFCASCCSILRRLQLCTGGCRLPICSRCDYSVGASSPHAAECALIQSWQPKDAGRYSKNILYALTSIRGFLLSERDRSIVLQMEGHPPRKEMTTEIERLLKDGYFWNLDGEGPAVRYLRQVVNILNTNAFETSRIVADEENNQHEIILRGLYILGALMNHCCRPNVRYVFDGELRMRVHASRPIKKGEQIMNNYSKILWGSQHRIIHLCFSKNFLCCCDRCKDPTEFGTYLGALKCVRESCPEGRLLPVNPLKISSVWRCDRCSLKMDNIKASKIQEIASRMIMNNAIKREASHIIDYLNDHIVKFLLPTNQFTVELKLQAIKKIQSDRPLVELREKEKYCLEILDILQRLNYGECFVKGVLCYELFVTRVTIAQLLNESEIATETSNLDQLRTAWQILKPSGNRPRDLQQLVVTYGIE; encoded by the exons ATGGCTGCGGCAGGAGAGAACGGTAATGGTGCGACCGGTGCGGCCGAGGCAGCCAATGTTCCGCCCGTGCCGGAGCTACCGGAGGTGCCGACAGTCGATCTGTCGCTTCCGGAGCGCATCGCCTCCTTCAAGCAGGAGCTGCTCGCCTACCTGGGCGAGCTGGTGCCGCCGGGTGAGCCCCCGTGGGACATTGCCACCTTCGAGGGGTACGGCCGCGGTCTGGTGGCCACCCGTGACATCGCAGTCAACGAGCTGGTGTTTGTCGACCGTCCGGTCCTGGTGGGGCCGCGCGTCAACAACTACGAGGTGATCTTCTGcgccagctgctgcagcattCTGCGCCGGCTGCAGCTCTGCACCGGCGGCTGCCGGTTGCCCATCTGCTCCCGGTGCGACTACTCGGTCGGGGCGAGCTCGCCGCACGCCGCCGAATGCGCACTGATACAGAGCTGGCAGCCGAAGGATGCGGGCCGCTACTCGAAGAACATCCTGTACGCGCTCACCTCGATCCGCGGCTTTCTGCTGAGCGAGCGCGACCGCTCGATCGTGCTGCAGATGGAGGGCCACCCGCCGCGCAAGGAGATGACGACCGAGATCGAGCGGCTGCTGAAGGACGGGTACTTCTGGAACCTGGACGGCGAGGGGCCGGCCGTCCGCTACCTGCGCCAGGTCGTGAACATCCTCAACACGAACGCGTTCGAGACGAGCCGCATCGTGGCGGACGAGGAGAACAACCAGCACGAGATCATCCTGCGGGGGCTGTACATACTGGGGGCGCTGATGAACCACTGCTGCCGGCCGAACGTGCGGTACGTGTTCGACGGCGAGCTGCGCATGCGGGTGCACGCGTCCCGCCCGATCAAGAAGGGCGAGCAGATCATGAACAACTACTCGAAGATCCTGTGGGGCAGCCAGCACCGCATCATCCATCTGTGCTTCTCGAAGAACTTTCTCTGCTGCTGCGACCGGTGCAAGGACCCGACG GAATTCGGCACGTACCTTGGTGCGCTCAAGTGCGTCCGGGAAAGCTGCCCCGAGGGTCGCCTGCTCCCGGTCAACCCGCTCAAGATATCGTCCGTGTGGCGGTGCGACCGCTGCAGCCTCAAGATGGACAACATTAAGGCGAGCAAGATCCAGGAGATTGCGAGCCGCATGATCATGAACAACGCGATCAAGCGGGAGGCGAGCCACATCATCGACTACCTGAACGATCACATCGTGAAGTTCCTGCTGCCCACGAACCAGTTCACGGTCGAGCTGAAGCTGCAGGCGATCAAGAAGATACAGTCCGACCGGCCGCTGGTCGAGCTGCGCGAGAAGGAAAAGTACTGCCTGGAGATACTGGACATCCTGCAGCGGCTCAACTACGGCGAGTGCTTCGTCAAGGGTGTGCTGTGCTACGAGCTGTTCGTGACGCGCGTCACAATCGCCCAGCTGCTGAACGAATCTGAA ATCGCAACGGAGACGTCCAATCTGGACCAGCTGCGTACCGCCTGGCAGATACTGAAACCGAGCGGCAACCGACCGCGGGACCTGCAGCAACTGGTTGTGACATACGGGATCGAGTGA
- the LOC121588183 gene encoding histone-lysine N-methyltransferase Suv4-20-like produces the protein MVVASSGHASGSAAGGQQAQARSSSSSQHLHKLAQVASPGTGMTPKELSDNDDLATGLVLDTILGFQTHKMSLKYRPLKANKDEIKNIIEEFIRTQNYGKCYQQLMNGNWMPRSVLNKNKLALKRLEAHIYRYLRVFDQHSGFVIEACYRYSLEGQKGAKICSTRRWMKNEKIECLVGCIAELTEREEADLLYPGRNDFSVMYSCRKNCAQLWLGPAAYINHDCRANCKFVATGRDTACVKVLRDIEVGEEITCFYGEDFFGDNNCYCECETCERRGTGAFAARARLLEEGGSSALYNGAGVGGSAGDAGCGVVGTGAGGDVNGTGARPRYDPCLVGGGVNGPSGGVVVGVVGTANGGVRYRLRETDNRLNRMKNKRNNGAGGGEAGPKAVTAIGKEPPSALSLLTVRELRDKGMTKYDAEMLLAQQKPYCTNATTLAPALAPVAGGGGRVPAGTAAPAQHSADTAGEEEAPGSKKATEKSEAQMKRATRSSTCGSTKPLIVPAASGATAASKPEEGAKAQEKKRDGSAHEGTNGKVAPPGKSNPRRRYSSYSSASTELSSVSTERKPQSTDRRQQPHETKRKRKKEPAEHGQRQRAASVAPGKGRARSKDPADEIIVIDDECSNGSSSVQSGTDAPLPFGRKRRASMYTSSSRSIYTFHDDALDGAPPPAHNGYYALRNNPAQQDGQAPPRSGGQATSRKRPREQTPDEQHPGVASAKRPGGGSSAADSAPPRIMTRCMSLRSGHGPPTATGNAESSSTAAAAGSSEMEEISPRVTRGMLRLLEDHEAPKPPSRGTSAEPPPGTLNGGTYAGRPGGRLSTVTTTTAQPGDEPHAERTQEWNRGSRRKQKLQAARYGRKKEPPREGAAGDEDDDDDEEGEEEEHRVEEKGALLKRLQQEEVGPPVARSTTTTTTTATASSRTRKQLSPTKRTRGAREVTLNGRQVGGPGSERRRYDFGEQDQHGDDGEEDEQDDEADDDEEDEEGDVIWQHPAKNGNRSGSSNSNLPTSSSSASTFLLRDGQHGPDGGSPGVIVLSSSSASSSSSSSASSVSSVSSVSSARHKATNAAADQHRLKLKLRMKPVSTTTGGEEEDEEAEDEEEHRDRLRQQWRTGGVSLAQSKFSSHSRPDAAGPRKGSRRDDGQSTSVGSTTHGRGDEAEHGRTPVTTVSDEDDEDDIILAKILQCGKQQQQQQQQQQQQQQQQQQQRSGTFRHREQAATQQHASSSISSMAISSSTSSAKDGEATSSSSSAKLSPSSTASSSTLPAGEPLMRTPERRLKLTLRMKRSPVIDEIIESGNSLSDADNGGSPGAFRREYEILRMEGLREHDDEEEAEGAPDRPYGRCRGGGLPARRSLTYDSSASSSTHGGRAKGRRRDDSPAGTEPPPPFLALPKDDNGGQGEQEEEEEGEEEDEDLTSYSSSCSSLVSQKRKKRHKASKEARRLRKEAKRQRRQQQLLYETVCAAEQRHGGNEQLKSKYYATYAAPAAPAALQDEKVGGQGESSVVASAAAAAPPPPASSSTVTHELPSHQRAHPPSPPPPPPPPPPPSALPAQQNSYSHPHHHHHHQHHHPHHHQTHQSVILQPTALSGMRTEATGGGGGGGGGRDDWYEMGRPNIRWPHLMNPSATGGGAMYGDTVSSAAATAPPSEGIGNGGIGLPMKRLRLIFGNETHTRDIPAVEAAPSGNTDASTATTNTPSPTATDDGTVVVLSEALAAAASSSSALAASPVRSPGRSVLRNGGEHTSTTTGKLHPCPVSSNVIMSNTPGVIVSPTRPPPPPPPSPHQSSPTVLRSNGSDGVINSTTGCDVGGAGGHIGLLQRPQQHAHHPPSTGASGGGGGGGSNGLLLHAQYHLQPPPSSTIPTEVPCGGGAVYPPVSGGDLQLGSSAGGLQTTRFLLLSFPPTLDVQPCSGNGTSW, from the exons ATGGTGGTAGCGTCGTCCGGGCACGCATCGGGCAGTGCCGCCGGCGGACAGCAGGCCCAGgcccggagcagcagcagcagccagcaccTGCACAAGCTGGCCCAGGTCGCCAGCCCGGGCACGGGCATGACGCCGAAGGAGCTGTCCGACAACGACGATCTCGCCACCGGGCTGGTGCTCGACACCATACTCGGCTTCCAGACGCACAAGATGAGCCTCAAGTACCGGCCGCTCAAGGCGAACAAGGACGAGATCAAGAACATCATCGAGGAGTTTATACGGACGCAAAACTATGGCAAGTGCTACCAGCAGCTGATGAACGGCAACTGGATGCCGCGTTCCGTGCTGAACAAGAACAAGCTGGCCCTGAAGCGGCTGGAAGCACAC ATCTATCGCTACCTAAGGGTGTTTGATCAGCATTCCGGCTTCGTGATCGAGGCGTGCTACCGCTACTCGCTCGAGGGCCAGAAAGGTGCCAAAATCTGCTCCACCCGCCGCTGGATGAAGAACGAAAAGATCGAGTGCCTGGTCGGGTGCATCGCCGAGCTGACGGAGCGCGAGGAGGCCGACCTGCTCTACCCGGGCCGGAACGACTTTTCCGTCATGTACAGCTGCCGGAAGAACTGCGCCCAGCTGTGGCTGGGCCCGGCCGCCTACATCAACCACGACTGCCGCGCGAACTGCAAGTTCGTGGCGACCGGGCGCGACACCGCCTGCGTGAAGGTGCTGCGCGACATCGAGGTGGGCGAGGAGATCACCTGCTTCTACGGCGAGGACTTTTTCGGCGACAACAACTGCTACTGCGAGTGCGAAACGTGCGAGCGGCGCGGGACGGGTGCGTTCGCGGCGCGCGCCCGCCTGCTGGAGGAGGGCGGCAGTTCCGCCCTGTACAACGGGGCGGGAGTGGGCGGCAGCGCGGGCGACGCCGGGTGCGGCGTGGTTGGGACCGGTGCAGGTGGCGACGTGAACGGGACGGGCGCCCGTCCCCGCTACGATCCTTGTCTGGTGGGGGGCGGCGTGAACGGGCCGAGCGGCGGTGTGGTGGTGGGCGTCGTCGGCACCGCCAACGGTGGCGTGCGGTACCGGCTGCGCGAGACGGACAACCGGCTGAACCGGATGAAAAACAAGCGCAACAATGGGGCGGGCGGGGGCGAGGCGGGCCCGAAGGCGGTGACCGCGATTGGGAAGGAGCCGCCCTCCGCCCTCAGCCTGCTGACGGTGCGCGAGCTGCGCGACAAGGGCATGACCAAGTACGATGCGGAGATGCTGCTCGCGCAGCAAAAACCGTACTGCACGAACGCGACCACGCTGGCACCGGCTCTAGCACCGgtcgctggtggtggtggtcgtgtgCCGGCGGGGACCGCAGCACCCGCCCAGCACAGTGCCGACACAGCGGGGGAGGAAGAGGCGCCTGGCAGCAAGAAGGCGACGGAGAAGAGCGAAGCACAGATGAAGCGAGCGACCCGCTCGTCGACCTGCGGCAGCACGAAGCCACTGATCGTGCCCGCCGCCTCCggcgccaccgccgccagcaAGCCCGAGGAAGGCGCGAAAGCGCAGGAAAAGAAGCGAGACGGCAGCGCGCACGAGGGGACGAATGGGAAGGTGGCTCCGCCGGGCAAGAGCAATCCCCGCCGACGGTACAGCAGCTACAGCAGCGCCAGCACGGAGCTGTCGAGCGTGTCGACCGAGCGCAAGCCGCAATCGACGGACCGTCGACAGCAGCCACACGAAACCAAACGCAAGCGGAAAAAGGAACCGGCGGAGCACGGGCAGCGGCAGCGGGCTGCCTCCGTAGCGCCGGGGAAGGGCCGGGCCCGCTCGAAGGATCCGGCCGACGAGATCATCGTCATCGACGACGagtgcagcaacggcagcagcagcgtgcagTCGGGCACGGACGCGCCCCTGCCCTTCGGGCGCAAGCGGCGCGCCAGCATGTACacgagcagcagccgcagcatctACACGTTCCACGACGACGCGCTGGACGGTGCGCCGCCCCCCGCGCACAACGGGTACTACGCGCTGCGCAACAACCCCGCCCAGCAGGACGGTCAGGCGCCGCCCCGGTCGGGCGGGCAGGCGACGAGCCGCAAACGGCCCCGCGAGCAGACGCCGGACGAGCAGCATCCGGGTGTCGCCTCGGCCAAGCGGCCCGGCGGGGGCAGTAGCGCAGCGGACAGCGCGCCACCCCGCATCATGACCCGCTGCATGTCGTTGCGCTCGGGCCATGGTCCCCCAACGGCGACGGGGAATGCCGAATCGTCGTcaaccgccgccgccgctggcAGCAGCGAGATGGAGGAAATAAGTCCACGGGTAACGCGCGGTATGCTGCGCCTGCTGGAGGACCACGAGGCGCCGAAGCCACCGTCCCGGGGCACCTCCGCCGAACCGCCGCCCGGGACGCTGAACGGCGGCACGTATGCCGGGAGGCCTGGTGGAAGGCTATCGACCGTCACTACGACCACGGCGCAGCCGGGCGACGAACCGCACGCCGAGCGGACGCAGGAGTGGAACAGGGGCAGCCGGCGCAAGCAGAAGCTGCAGGCGGCGCGCTACGGGCGGAAAAAGGAGCCCCCCCGGGAGGGTGCGGCCGGCGACgaggatgatgacgacgacgaggagggggaggaggaggagcaccGTGTAGAGGAGAAGGGTGCGCTGCTGAAACGGCTGCAGCAGGAGGAGGTGGGGCCGCCGGTCGCccgttccaccaccaccaccaccaccacggccaCTGCCAGCAGTCGTACCCGCAAGCAGCTCTCACCGACAAAGCGGACGCGCGGTGCCCGGGAGGTCACGCTCAACGGGAGGCAGGTGGGCGGGCCGGGCAGCGAAAGGAGAAGGTACGATTTCGGCGAGCAAGACCAGCACGGCGATGACGGGGAGGAGGACGAGCAGGACGACGAggcggacgacgacgaggaggacgaggagggcGACGTAATATGGCAACATCCGgcaaaaaatggcaacagaagcggcagcagcaacagcaacctgcccaccagcagcagctcggccAGCACCTTTCTGCTGCGGGACGGCCAGCACGGCCCCGACGGCGGCAGCCCCGGCGTAATCGTCCTGTCTAGCTCGTCcgcgtcctcctcctccagctcGTCCGCGTCGTCCGTGTCTTCCGTGTCGTCGGTGTCGTCCGCTCGCCACAAGGCGACGAACGCCGCCGCCGATCAGCATCGGTTGAAGCTGAAGCTGCGCATGAAACCCGTCTCGACCACCACCGGCggagaggaggaggacgaggaggcggaggacgaggaggagcaCCGGGACCGGTTGCGGCAGCAGTGGCGCACGGGCGGCGTTTCGTTGGCGCAGTCAAAATTTTCGTCCCACAGTCGCCCGGATGCAGCAGGGCCGCGCAAGGGTAGCCGACGGGACGACGGGCAGTCCACCTCGGTCGGCAGCACGACGCACGGTCGGGGGGACGAAGCGGAGCACGGCAGAACGCCCGTGACGACCGTCtcggacgaggacgacgaggacgacatCATACTGGCGAAGATACTGCAGTgtggcaagcagcagcagcagcaacagcaacaacagcagcagcagcagcagcaacagcagcaacagcggagCGGCACGTTTCGGCACCGGGAGCAGGCGGCGACACAGCAGCACGCgtccagcagcatcagcagcatggCGATCAGTTCCTCCACCTCGTCGGCAAAGGACGGCGAGgcgacgagcagcagcagcagcgccaagCTGTCGCCGTCGTCCACCGCGTCCTCCTCCACGCTGCCGGCGGGCGAACCGCTGATGCGGACGCCGGAGCGCCGGCTGAAGCTGACGCTGCGCATGAAGCGCAGCCCGGTGATAGACGAAATCATCGAGTCGGGCAACAGCCTGAGCGACGCGGACAACGGGGGCAGCCCGGGTGCGTTCCGGCGCGAGTACGAGATACTGCGCATGGAGGGTTTGCGCGAgcacgacgacgaggaggaagcGGAGGGAGCGCCGGACCGCCCGTACGGGAGGTGCCGTGGCGGCGGTTTGCCGGCCCGCCGCTCGCTCACGTACGACTCgtcggccagcagcagcacgcacgGCGGCCGAGCGAAGGGCCGGCGGCGGGACGACTCGCCGGCCGGCACCGAACCCCCGCCCCCGTTCCTTGCCCTCCCGAAGGACGACAATGGCGGGCAGGGGGagcaggaggaagaggaggagggggaggaggaggacgaggaccTGACGtcgtacagcagcagctgcagcagcttggTGTCGCAGAAGCGGAAAAAGCGCCACAAGGCGTCCAAGGAAGCGCGCCGGCTGCGCAAGGAGGCGAAGCGGCAgcgccgccagcagcagctgctgtaCGAAACGGTGTGCGCGGCGGAGCAGCGGCATGGCGGGAACGAACAGCTTAAATCAAAGTATTACGCCACCTACGCGGCGCCAGCCGCACCGGCAGCGCTGCAAGACGAAAAGGTCGGTGGACAGGGGGAGAGCAGTGTGGtagcttcagcagcagcagcagcaccaccaccccctGCCAGCTCTTCCACGGTGACGCACGAGCTACCGTCACACCAGCGCGCACATCCTCCAtcgcctccaccaccaccaccaccaccaccacctccttcTGCGCTCCCAGCGCAACAAAACAGCTACTCGCATCcgcatcaccaccatcaccaccagcaccaccatccccatcatcatcaaactcATCAGTCTGTGATACTGCAGCCGACCGCACTGAGCGGGATGCGCACGGAAGCgaccggtggcggcggcggcggcggcggcggccgggACGACTGGTACGAGATGGGTCGCCCGAACATCCGGTGGCCGCACCTGATGAATCCCTCGGCGACCGGTGGCGGTGCAATGTACGGCGACACGGTGAGCAGTGCCGCCGCCACGGCCCCGCCCAGCGAAGGCATCGGGAACGGCGGTATCGGGCTGCCGATGAAGCGACTCCGGCTGATCTTCGGCAACGAGACGCACACGCGCGACATTCCTGCGGTCGAGGCGGCGCCGAGCGGCAACACGGACGccagcaccgccaccaccaacaccccCAGCCCGACGGCTACCGACGATgggacggtggtggtgctgtccGAGGCACTTGCCGCCGCTGCCAGCTCCTCGTCGGCGCTGGCTGCCTCGCCGGTTCGCTCCCCCGGGCGGAGCGTCCTGCGGAACGGGGGCGAGCACACATCGACCACCACTGGCAAGCTCCACCCGTGCCCCGTGTCGTCCAACGTGATCATGAGCAACACGCCGGGCGTGATCGTGAGCCCAACGcgaccgccgccgccgccgccgccgtcgccgcACCAGTCGTCCCCGACGGTGCTGCGAAGCAATGGGAGCGATGGCGTCATCAACAGCACGACCGGTTGCGATGTCGGTGGCGCTGGCGGGCACATCGGGCTGCTGCAGCGTCCCCAGCAGCACGCGCACCATCCACCGTCGACCGGTGCGAGTGGAgggggcggtggcggtggtagcAATGGGTTGCTGCTGCACGCGCAATACCACCTTCAGCCACCACCGTCCTCAACCATTCCCACCGAGGTACCGTGCGGCGGTGGGGCCGTCTACCCGCCCGTCTCGGGCGGAGACCTTCAGCTCGGCAGCAGTGCCGGCGGGCTACAAACTACC AGATTCCTTCTTCTCTCGTTCCCGCCGACGCTCGATGTGCAGCCGTGCTCGGGCAATGGCACCAGCTGGTAG